In the Uranotaenia lowii strain MFRU-FL chromosome 1, ASM2978415v1, whole genome shotgun sequence genome, NNNNNNNNNNNNNNNNNNNNNNNNNNNNNNNNNNNNNNNNNNNNNNNNNNNNNNNNNNNNNNNNNNNNNNNNNNNNNNNNNNNNNNNNNNCGTGTCACTGCAAAATTATGCTAATCACAATTGACAATTCGGACTATTTCGCACACGTGACTATTCATCgccacaaaaaaaaccatcacctCTCCCGTACTACGATCATATCCAAATCCACGGATTGACCGTGCAATTTATATTCCATTCACCCACATCCGATAACAATtatgtaaaataaacaaaaacaaatcattacATTCTGTAATACCTTCCACCATCCAATCGCACAAATTGTTGaactaaattgaaactaaaGCTCTTTTGGGCCACTGTCCACCAGATATAcgtactgtcaaaaatgtttcaacGAAATCCCAGGCGACATGGTAACGCTCGGCGACGATCCGCTGCAAACGCAAACGTgagtatttttacaatttttattttctcatgaaactgaatgttattttttaaatccttcacaaaaataacaacaggCAAATCAAGAAAGACCAGTTCAAGGAGATGAAGAATGATCACCTGGAGCTGGAACCGTTTGTGGTGTGTTTGGATTGCGGCCGAAAGCAACACCAGATATGTGTGCTTTATTTGGATTCCATTTGGCCCGGTGGGTTCACTTGTGATAATTGCATGAAAAAGAAGGGTACCAAACGGAAAGAGAATAAATTTAACGCAAAACGAATCCCGACGACTAAGCTCGGTACATATATAGAAACTCGGGTCAACAATTTCCTGAAGAAGAAAGAGGCTGGTGCCGGCGAGGTGCACATTCGGGTGGTGTCCAGCTCCGACAAAATAGTCGAAGTGAAACCGGGAATGCGAAGTCGGTTCGTCGAGAATGGGGAGATGCAGTCAGAGTTTCCGTATCGTGCGAAAGCGTTGTTTGCTTTCGAAGAAGTCGATGGAATCGATGTGTGTTTCTTCGGCATGCATGTTCAGGAATACGGATCGGATTGTCCGGGTCCTAATACCAGGCGAGTGTACATAGCCTATCTCGATTCGGTACACTTCTTCCGGCCACGACAATACCGAACGTCGGTGTACCATGAAATTCTGCTCGGCTACATGGATTACGCCAAGCAGCTGGGTTATACAATGGCTCATATTTGGGCTTGTCCTCCGTCCGAAGGTGACGATTACATCTTCCACTGTCACCCGCCAGAGCAGCGAATTCCGAAACCAAAACGGCTGCAGGAATGGTACAAAAAGATGCTGGATAAGGGTATGGTAGAACGAACGATCCAGGATTACAAAGACATTCTGAAGCAGGCTATGGAAGACAAACTGCAGTCGGCTTCGGAGATGCCGTACTTCGAGGGTGATTTCTGGCCCAACGTACTCGAAGAAAGTATCAAAGAGCTGGACCAGGAAGAGGAGGAAAAGCGCAAACAAGCCGAACGGGAAGAAGCAGCAGCCAATGCCGTGAGTAGAGAATGacgttttctatttttcaacTATTACTTATTTGTGAACGCTTCTTTCCCTTTTCCAGATCATGTCGATGAACGACGACAGCGACACTGGCGTCGATGGGAAGAAAAAAGGTGGCCAAAAGAAGGCTAAAAAATCCAACAAATCCAAGGCTGCCCAGCGTAAGAACAACAAGAAATCGAACGAGCAAATCGGGAACGATCTAAGCGCCAAAATTTTTGCCACCATGGAAAAGCACAAAGAGGTGTTCTTCGTGATCCGGCTGCATTCGGCTCAGTCGGCTGCGAGCTTAGCGGTAATTTTTTCtgcatatttttaaaagtgCTTTAATTAATAGTACTTCTTTTTTCTCTTTAGCCTATCCAAGATCCGGATCCACTTATCAACTGCGATCTGATGGATGGTCGCGATGCCTTCCTCACGATGGCACGTGATAAGCACTTTGAGTTTTCGTCGTTGCGACGAGCCCAGTTCAGTACACTCTGCATGTTGTATGAGCTGCACAACCAAGGACAGGACAAGTTCGTCTACACGTGCAATAACTGTAAAAACCATGTTGAAACCCGATACCATTGTACCGTTTGCGACGTAAGTTTCTTTTTATAATGTAATTTGATTACAGgtggttgattttctttttcttctcgaAACTAGGACTACGATCTGTGTCTTACGTGCAAGGAAAAGGTCGGCCATCCTCATCGGATGGAGAAGCTCGGGTTCGATCTGGACGATGGGTCATCGCCGAACGACGTCAAACAAACGAATCCACAGGAGGCTCGCAAGCAGTCGATTCAGCGCTGCATTCAATCGCTGGTACACGCTTGTCAGTGTCGAGATGCCAACTGTCGGTTGCCAAGCTGTCAGAAGATGAAACGAGTGGTGCAGCACACGAAGCACTGCAAACGAAAAACGCATGGTGGTTGTCCGATTTGCAAGCAGCTTATTGCGCTCTGTTGCTACCACGCCAAGCATTGCCAGGAGGCGAAGTGCCTGGTGCCTTTCTGCCCGAACATCAAGCACAAGCTGAAGCAGCAACAGCTACAGCAAAGGTATGTGACATAATTCATACGTTGTGattattgtttacaaaataacgTTTTACAATTCCCCCCGCCACAGGCTACAACAACAGCAACTAATGCGACGTCGTATGGCAGTGATGAATACACGAGGTGTAGCTCCGGCAGCTCCACTGACCCCAAGTGGGCCAAGTTCTGCCGGTCCCGGTGGTTCTGGAGGTCTAAGTCCAGGTGGTCCGAACAGTATGGGAGGATCAGGTCCAGGAGGAGGTTCTGGCCCAGCAGGAATGGTGGGCGGTTCGGTGGTCGGAATGGGCGGTCCAGGTGGTATGGGTCCAGCTGGAGGTGCCGGTCCTGGGTCAAGCGGTATGATGGGCCCTGGAAGTGCCGGTGGAATGGGAGCTGCAGGAGGAATGAGTCCTTCTGCCGCACCTAGCCCAGTGTCCCAGATGGGAAGCATGGGTAGTCCACACCCTCCGGCAATGGGCTTGAAACCGGAATCGCAAGCTCCGCCACCGAACGTGATGCAAGCGTTGAAACAGGTAGCTCGCCTATTCTATCATTTGGATTATTGGTGGATGCtgattttgtttaattatttcaatAGGTGCAGGAGGAAGCAGCCCGACAACAAGCGCCGCATGCTAGCTTCGGAAAGGGAGGTCAAATGCCACCACCAGTGATGCAACGTGCGATGGCGACAGGTGGTCCGATGGGTGGAGTAGGCGGTGTCGGTGGAGTCGGTGGCATGGGCGGACTCAATCAGCAACAAGTGTCAGCAGGCGTGGGAGTCGGCGGAGTTCCGATGGGGGCTGGCGGTCCCGTTGGAGGAGCTGGACAAAATGTCATGAGTCAAATGGATCAGTGGGGTAATCCGCGATATGCTAACGCCGGTGGTCAACAGGGTGCGCCTGGTATGCggccaaatttgcccggaatGATGCAGGGACAGCAGCAACCACAGCAACAGAATCCTATGCAAGGCGTAAGTTTTGTAGTTTTAGTGAACGAAAATAACATATTGACTTATAAATCCAACTTTTAGGGCATGATGGGCGCCGTCGGTGCTGGCCAAATGGGAATGGGTGGCATGCGACCCGGCCCCGGTGGTGTCTGCATACAAGGGCCAGCAGGAATGGTGGCCAATGCCCAACAGGTAGGCGGTCAACAACAAGGACAACCATCTCAGTTGCCCACGAACCAGCCGAAGGCGGCAATCGCACAGCTGATGGCCACGTT is a window encoding:
- the LOC129750925 gene encoding CREB-binding protein-like, which gives rise to MVTLGDDPLQTQTQIKKDQFKEMKNDHLELEPFVVCLDCGRKQHQICVLYLDSIWPGGFTCDNCMKKKGTKRKENKFNAKRIPTTKLGTYIETRVNNFLKKKEAGAGEVHIRVVSSSDKIVEVKPGMRSRFVENGEMQSEFPYRAKALFAFEEVDGIDVCFFGMHVQEYGSDCPGPNTRRVYIAYLDSVHFFRPRQYRTSVYHEILLGYMDYAKQLGYTMAHIWACPPSEGDDYIFHCHPPEQRIPKPKRLQEWYKKMLDKGMVERTIQDYKDILKQAMEDKLQSASEMPYFEGDFWPNVLEESIKELDQEEEEKRKQAEREEAAANAIMSMNDDSDTGVDGKKKGGQKKAKKSNKSKAAQRKNNKKSNEQIGNDLSAKIFATMEKHKEVFFVIRLHSAQSAASLAPIQDPDPLINCDLMDGRDAFLTMARDKHFEFSSLRRAQFSTLCMLYELHNQGQDKFVYTCNNCKNHVETRYHCTVCDDYDLCLTCKEKVGHPHRMEKLGFDLDDGSSPNDVKQTNPQEARKQSIQRCIQSLVHACQCRDANCRLPSCQKMKRVVQHTKHCKRKTHGGCPICKQLIALCCYHAKHCQEAKCLVPFCPNIKHKLKQQQLQQRLQQQQLMRRRMAVMNTRGVAPAAPLTPSGPSSAGPGGSGGLSPGGPNSMGGSGPGGGSGPAGMVGGSVVGMGGPGGMGPAGGAGPGSSGMMGPGSAGGMGAAGGMSPSAAPSPVSQMGSMGSPHPPAMGLKPESQAPPPNVMQALKQVQEEAARQQAPHASFGKGGQMPPPVMQRAMATGGPMGGVGGVGGVGGMGGLNQQQVSAGVGVGGVPMGAGGPVGGAGQNVMSQMDQWGNPRYANAGGQQGAPGMRPNLPGMMQGQQQPQQQNPMQGGMMGAVGAGQMGMGGMRPGPGGVCIQGPAGMVANAQQVGGQQQGQPSQLPTNQPKAAIAQLMATLKNPQAGPEQQQQLLSILKANPQLMAAFIKQRQQMAQNQHNQNQGGQAGGMPQQQQQQQQQQQQQQPHNVMQQHAGGVVGGGVQGQQGGPGQGPAGMGYNPAAGGGPMVPNRMQGVQGMAGGGKPGGGNPQMQLPIQQQIWYKQQQQQQQQQQQQMLLQRQLAMTGGNMQPAPPYQQRPRPQQQMGVGGYGQGGMFPDQQQYMQQGMKPNPQQQGPGGPGVGVNVLSQQLQQGPGGPGGPGGVMGPPTPQHAMQQQLMQTVRSPPPIRSPQPQPSPRAVPSPRAQPSASPRAQPSPHHMPSHSPAPSGPGGDMHNHMHPHQSPVGVGVGVGVPGGAGGPVGPGDPNQMGGVPGGPNDTSPLTAQDQLTKFVEQL